The genomic window tctctgtaTAGCAATTACtgttataaaagtattaataaaaaaagtatgaatttatagatttttattaatattacagtaGTGTTAATATgtggataaaatttttaataagcatAACAAAGATAATCTAAGATCAAAATTTGAGTGATTGGAATATTTTcaatagaaataaatgtaatataatatccTTTACAGTTCCCAATAGGTAtaaaatatactatatttatacctacttttcaaaaataaaaaccgtTATTAGGAATGtaagatattaacaaatttctatttgccccgaaaaattatttaattgttattcgTATGGTAAATCATAATGTTTGaacgttttatatttgaatGTGTATATACATTCCTTTCGTCTAGTTTGTCAAAATATTCTAgcttttagtttaattttgcTAAGTgctagaatatatttttaaagatttattaatttttgttaattaccTAATCCGAATGTATTCTTGAATAATCCACAAAAAAATAACTGTTGTATGATCCTTAAATGCATTATCGTCCACACCTACATTATTTCAAATTCCCTATTCAACTTTGACAAATctctgaaaaaatataattgtatgtaagtaattattacaaattttttatagattaatttgtataaaatattacataaaatattacctGTTGTCTATAGCTTCCATCAATTCATATTTATGCATCAGCGATATAACTAATCTTAACGTAGACCATATTGTATTCGACATTGTTTTAGGAGGCACATTGCTAGCCTGTGGACCTCTCCCTGCAGCTTGTTGATTTAATGCTGTCAGAAGATGCTCACCTGCCTCTCTgtcgtaataattttgttaatacattatttttttttttacaattttaaaattacaaagaaatatatatttacttgtATGCTCCAAGATTAACACAAGATATGCCCAGATTATAACGTGCTCTAATAAATCCAGGTGACAATTCTAAGGCACGATGGTACGCATTTACAGCTTCGGCTGATCGCTGGCCATTAGCTAAAGTAGCACCCAATCTATTCCACAACCTAGAATCCTTTCCAgagaaaacatatttaaattcatgTGTTACTTTGATTTATCACAACAGAAATGGATTACACTTACATCAGGACGCACGTGTAACGCTGCTTGGAAGCAGTCCACGGCTTTATTGTAAtcatttgataaattaaacaatatacCTAATCCACATTGTACATCCGCGTCAATTTCATCTGTAGGATTCATTCTGGCAGCTTGAATATACAGATCTTTGACTTCATCGTAAACTTTGCTACAAAAAATAACaccataaaaaatattccaatattaataattattttaaacttactCATATAACAAGGTAGATACGTTGAAATTCGGATGTTcttctaatttaatattagattCTGCACTTGTAAgatgtttatatttttcattctttaaCAACCATTCTTTTAACGTTAAACAAGCTTGTTTTTGATAAGATTCATTCGCGTAAGAAGCTGCTAACGCCATAAGAGCGACATTGTTCGATGGATCCAAACACAAACAACGATTTAAAGCAGAAATGGCTAAAGGATCTTGTTCATTTTCAGCTTGTGTTTTACCAAGAAGTAACCAAGCTTCAATGCTATCTTCATCTTGTTGAACAGCAGCTTCAAAACAGAGGACAGCGCTTGGTAAATCGCCTGCCTCTAATCGTCTTTTGCCTTCTGCTAGTGCATTTGGCAAATCTTTCATAGGATTTGTCTCAGAAAATtcatattctttattaaatggATCATAGTAAGTATCAAATTCCGATACCCACGGGTGTGTAGACGAAAGAGAATCTTGAGCGGAGATCTTGTCCCATTCGTCTTGAAATCGCTTCCACAATGATTCTATATTAtcttctaaaatattaattattcttattttacaatacacattaaagataaacgtatttaataaaattataacaataaaaaaacaaagtaaaattaaaattttacctgtaacaggattttcttttgtaaattCGTCTATCCATGTACCTGAAGCTTCTAATTCCTCTTCTACTTTATTTAAGACAGTATTGTCATTGTTAACAAGACTAGTTGCACTATTATCTATAAATTGTTCTATCCATTCCTCACTTGTACCATTCAAATTCATTGCCATTTGATTGCTTTCTATTGGAATGTCACCTTCTCGTTCCATAAATTTCATAAACTTTGAATATGCAAAGTTTGgatcttcttcttt from Cardiocondyla obscurior isolate alpha-2009 linkage group LG19, Cobs3.1, whole genome shotgun sequence includes these protein-coding regions:
- the Pex5 gene encoding peroxisomal targeting signal 1 receptor, yielding MAFRELVEGDCGGSSSLLQLTSHYVQDHAFKEQGIHQPFSSSETFQASDADQLVQQFLDEPACPQTFRMDNLLQEIREMDQNVHPPKARPEIITELKGDLDKAWENSYLLSSKSIDEFHADDIWKASVLPVQEKGTHFEKIQEYGLNPKWAEDFLECNTNVTQDETNKNNIAQVKEEDPNFAYSKFMKFMEREGDIPIESNQMAMNLNGTSEEWIEQFIDNSATSLVNNDNTVLNKVEEELEASGTWIDEFTKENPVTEDNIESLWKRFQDEWDKISAQDSLSSTHPWVSEFDTYYDPFNKEYEFSETNPMKDLPNALAEGKRRLEAGDLPSAVLCFEAAVQQDEDSIEAWLLLGKTQAENEQDPLAISALNRCLCLDPSNNVALMALAASYANESYQKQACLTLKEWLLKNEKYKHLTSAESNIKLEEHPNFNVSTLLYDKVYDEVKDLYIQAARMNPTDEIDADVQCGLGILFNLSNDYNKAVDCFQAALHVRPDDSRLWNRLGATLANGQRSAEAVNAYHRALELSPGFIRARYNLGISCVNLGAYKEAGEHLLTALNQQAAGRGPQASNVPPKTMSNTIWSTLRLVISLMHKYELMEAIDNRDLSKLNREFEIM